From Daphnia magna isolate NIES unplaced genomic scaffold, ASM2063170v1.1 Dm_contigs419, whole genome shotgun sequence, one genomic window encodes:
- the LOC123468682 gene encoding capsule polysaccharide export protein BexD-like — protein MSSITSHTPNLTIETYQAHNGISAIVSETLGVGDKVGITIWETAAEGLYTGSSKGSADLGVRVINNQGTINIPYVGNIKASGLSPEQLRLNLTSLLRSKSIDPQVSIRVEERLSKKIIIQGLVTKAGFIELSSNQNSLSNIIALAGPTAQNPDLTEVIVERNGEKIRRILNDIYTTPNANINLLPNDSVVLRALSPRFTVLGATGKQNLVSFPKLNLSLLEAVALSGGLQDELANPEGVYLLRAESQDIVQQLSASEMVGKVGANSSVLPVIYELNMRDPKSLFAAKNFAIRDGDTLIATNASFAQVRKVLSAVSDVTSLTRAATAF, from the coding sequence ATGTCCTCAATCACATCGCATACGCCAAATTTAACTATAGAAACATATCAAGCTCATAACGGTATCAGTGCAATCGTTTCGGAGACGCTTGGTGTTGGAGATAAGGTTGGCATTACGATTTGGGAAACCGCTGCGGAAGGCCTTTATACTGGAAGCTCTAAAGGATCCGCGGATTTAGGGGTTCGTGTCATTAATAATCAAGGGACGATTAATATTCCGTATGTTGGTAACATCAAAGCATCAGGGCTTTCACCTGAGCAGCTGCGACTGAATTTAACGTCATTGCTGCGTTCTAAATCAATAGATCCTCAGGTTTCAATAAGAGTCGAGGAGCGGTTAAGCAAAAAAATCATCATTCAAGGCTTGGTTACAAAAGCAGGTTTTATTGAGTTATCAAGTAATCAAAATAGCTTGTCTAATATTATCGCCCTCGCTGGTCCAACAGCTCAAAACCCTGATTTAACTGAAGTTATAGTTGAGCGCAATGGAGAGAAAATCCGTAGAATTTTGAACGATATTTATACGACTCCAAATGCAAATATAAATTTGCTGCCAAATGACAGTGTGGTGCTTCGTGCATTAAGCCCAAGATTTACAGTGCTCGGTGCCACTGGAAAGCAAAACTTGGTTAGTTTCCCCAAACTGAATTTATCGTTATTGGAGGCGGTTGCATTGTCAGGTGGTTTACAAGATGAACTGGCAAACCCTGAAGGTGTTTATTTGCTTCGTGCTGAAAGTCAAGACATTGTGCAACAGCTATCTGCATCAGAAATGGTTGGTAAAGTTGGAGCCAACTCATCTGTGTTACCCGTCATATATGAACTTAATATGAGAGATCCCAAAAGTTTATTTGCGGCTAAAAACTTTGCCATTCGAGATGGAGACACTCTTATTGCAACGAATGCTTCTTTTGCCCAAGTTCGAAAAGTGTTATCAGCAGTTTCGGATGTCACCAGTTTGACACG